In the Oryza glaberrima chromosome 6, OglaRS2, whole genome shotgun sequence genome, one interval contains:
- the LOC127777188 gene encoding UMP-CMP kinase 1 isoform X2, translating to MAHANKNHIESFPPPGKKITIVFVIGGPGSGKGTQCAKIVKQFGFTHLSAGDLLREEAKYDTEQGTMIKNLMNEGKLVSSDLIVKLLFKAMRESGNDKFLVDGFPRNEENRHAYENIIHIEPEFLLFIDCSKEEMERRILNRNQGRDDDNIDTIRRRFDVFQQQTLPVIQYYEKRGKLRKVDGNRQVDEVFEDVKAIFAQLNNQKIHGGQQASGLSRAQMNPLKRWFFDFFCGCFGTKEEARN from the exons ATGGCACACGCAAACAAG AATCACATTGAGTCATTTCCACCTCCTGGGAAAAAGATAACAATCGTGTTCGTCATAG GTGGCCCTGGCAGTGGCAAAGGCACTCAATGTGCCAAAATTGTTAAGCAGTTTGGCTTTACACATCTGAGTGCTGGTGATCTCCTTCGTGAAGAAGCAAAATATGATACTGAACAAGG TACAATGATCAAGAATCTCATGAATGAAGGGAAGCTTGTGTCATCTGATCTCATCGTTAAGCTACTATTTAAGGCCATGCGAGAAAGTGGGAATGATAAGTTCCTTGTTGATGGATTTCCACGAAATGAAGAGAATCGACATGCGTATGAAAATATT ATCCACATTGAGCCAGAGTTCCTGCTGTTCATTGACTGCTCAAAGGAAGAGATGGAGCGGCGCATTTTGAACCGAAACCAG GGAAGAGATGATGACAACATCGACACTATTAGGAGACGCTTTGATGTTTTTCAGCAGCAAACTCTTCCAGTTATTCAGTACTatgagaaaagggggaaactcAGAAAG GTTGATGGTAACCGACAGGTAGATGAAGTTTTCGAAGACGTTAAGGCCATTTTTGCTCAGTTGAACAATCAG AAAATTCATGGTGGCCAGCAAGCTAGTGGTTTGAGCAGAGCACAAATGAATCCATTGAAACGTTGGTTCTTTGACTTTTTCTGCG GTTGCTTTGGGACTAAAGAAGAAGCAAGAAACTGA
- the LOC127777142 gene encoding cell division control protein 48 homolog C, whose protein sequence is MGKRARHGGSGRSHSPYFESQLRRLITDGGLSSSSAEDVAIALRSRFPEFRRHKLDPFTSAVRRALNSIPSDSHSDSADDSHASTPSQRRRRRPRHDAHATASSSTSLSDDAAHPPPPPIYDVTKSMLRTQYASQTPKRDTGSNQQLEIEIAAEKPRRFITSDGGAGGEAKPESAPPSEGGDRGGKGPTFSDLGGMESVIEQLMMEVVVPLCHPEVPRWLGVKPVAGLLLHGPPGCGKTTLAHAIANETGVPFYKISAPEVVSGVSGASEENIRSLFKKAYRTAPSIVFIDEIDAIASKRENLQREMERRIVTQLMTCMDEYHQQIGSGSGDVGSESAEKKPGYVIVIGATNRPDAVDQALRRPGRFDREISLGVPDEYARKKILMMLTRNLRLEGQLDLLKIARATSSFVGADLKALVDKAGNLAMKRIIDRRRAQFCQEHDENSKHDWWRQPWDANEIEGLSITMDDFEEATKMVQPSLRREGFSSIPDVTWDDVGGLDSLRKEFDRYIIRCIKHPEEYKTFGLNMQAGFLLFGPPGCGKTLIAKAVAHEAGANFIHIKGPELLNKYVGESESEVRKIFIRAQTNTPCILFFDEVDALTTKRGKEGGWVVERLLNQLLIELDGAGERKGVFVIGATNRIDVIDDAALRPGRFGKKHYVPLPGADERVSILRALARNKPISSSVDLGALARREECNNLTGADLASMVNEAAMAALEERLEFLENGESSMSSSSAIELPHFERALAKMQPSVSEQQRRHYEALCKKYSAS, encoded by the exons atggggaAGCGCGCGCGCCACGGCGGCTCCGGCAGGTCCCACTCCCCCTACTTCGAGtcccagctccgccgcctcatcaCCGACGGCggactctcctcctcctccgccgaggacgtcgccatcgccctccGCTCCCGCTTCCCCGAGTTCCGCCGCCACAAGCTCGACCCCTTCAcctccgccgtccgccgcgcccTCAACTCCATCCCCTCCGACTCCCACTCCGACTCCGCCGACGACTCCCACGCCTCCACTCCctcccaacgccgccgccgccgcccccgccacgACGCCCATGCCACCGCCTCAtcctccacctccctctccgacgacgccgcgcACCCACCGCCTCCCCCCATCTACGACGTCACCAAGTCCATGCTCCGCACCCAGTACGCCTCCCAGACTCCCAAGCGAGACACCGGCAGCAACCAGCAGCTGGAAATCGAGATCGCCGCCGAGAAGCCCCGCCGATTCATCACCtccgatggcggcgccggcggcgaggccaagCCGGAGTCCGCTCCACCTAGCGAAGGAGGCGATAGAGGGGGCAAGGGGCCCACGTTTTCGGATCTTGGGGGGATGGAGTCGGTGATAGAGCAGCTAAtgatggaggtggtggtgccCCTATGCCATCCGGAGGTGCCGCGCTGGCTTGGGGTTAAGCCTGTGGCTGGGCTGCTGCTGCACGGGCCACCGGGCTGCGGCAAGACCACGCTCGCTCATGCCATCGCCAATGAGACCGGCGTGCCATTCTACAAGATATCGGCGCCGGAGGTTGTGTCCGGGGTCTCTG GGGCTTCTGAGGAAAACATCAGAAGCCTGTTTAAGAAGGCGTACAGGACTGCTCCATCAATTGTATTTATAGATGAGATAGATGCGATTGCATCCAAGAGGGAGAATCTGCAACGGGAAATGGAACGACGGATAGTTACACAGTTAATGACATGCATGGATGAATACCACCAACAAATTGGCTCTGGTAGCGGTGATGTGGGTTCAGAGTCAGCTGAAAAGAAACCTGGCTATGTTATTGTCATTGGAGCTACAAATAGACCTGACGCTGTTGACCAAGCACTTCGTAGGCCAGGAAGGTTTGATCGAGAGATCTCTCTTGGTGTTCCAGATGAGTATGCACGGAAAAAGATACTTATGATGCTTACCCGGAATCTTCGACTGGAAGGTCAGTTGGACTTGTTGAAGATAGCAAGGGCCACATCAAGCTTTGTTGGTGCGGACTTGAAGGCATTGGTGGATAAAGCGGGGAATCTAGCAATGAAGAGAATAATTGATAGAAGAAGAGCTCAGTTTTGTCAGGAGCATGATGAAAACAGCAAGCACGACTGGTGGAGACAACCTTGGGATGCAAATGAGATAGAGGGCCTGAGTATTACAATGGATGATTTTGAG GAAGCAACCAAGATGGTTCAACCATCTTTGAGAAGAGAAGGATTTTCTTCTATCCCTGATGTCACATGGGATGACGTTGGAGGCCTTGATTCGCTAAGGAAAGAGTTTGACCGCTACATTATCCGATGTATCAAGCACCCTGAAGAATATAAG ACATTTGGATTGAATATGCAAGCTGGCTTTTTGCTGTTTGGACCACCCGGTTGTGGGAAAACACTGATAGCAAAAGCAGTTGCGCATGAGGCAGGGGCAAATTTTATTCATATTAAG GGGCCAGAGCTGTTGAACAAGTATGTTGGTGAGAGTGAATCAGAAGTTAGGAAAATTTTCATCCGTGCACAAACTAATACACCATGCATCCTGTTTTTTGACGAG GTAGATGCTTTGACAACAAAAAGAGGGAAAGAGGGGGGATGGGTTGTTGAACGTCTCCTGAACCAG TTGCTTATTGAACTTGATGGTGCTGGTGAACGGAAAGGTGTTTTTGTTATTGGAGCTACAAACAG AATTGATGTGATAGATGATGCAGCACTTCGACCTGGTAGATTTGGCAAGAAACATTATGTACCTTTACCTGGTGCTGATGAGCGGGTTTCGATATTGAGAGCCCTCGCTCGGAACAAACCGATCTCCTCCAGTGTTGATTTGGGTGCACTGGCACGTAGAGAGGAATGCAACAATCTCACTGGTGCTGACCTAGCATCAATG GTGAATGAAGCAGCCATGGCAGCATTGGAAGAGAGGCTGGAGTTCCTGGAGAATGGGGAATCGTCAATGAGCTCATCATCTGCGATTGAGCTCCCTCATTTTGAACGTGCTCTAGCAAAAATGCAGCCATCAGTATCTGAACAG CAAAGGAGACACTACGAGGCGTTGTGCAAGAAATACTCCGCAAGCTGA
- the LOC127776451 gene encoding WAT1-related protein At3g30340-like — protein MWKMSQVDEWKPVIAMLFFDLISAVTTALLKKALAEGLDRLVLITLRQLVATIFLAPIAYFKERGKRPKLTLEILVYLFFSAALGAALSQYTFFYGLQYTTATFAITFTNMSPVITFLIAALLRVESLNMKNKAGAAKIIGTLMSFAGVMLLTLYKGVALTHQVVSSVSSDHHHAEIEEPSKKSWTLGTVALLANCLCFSFWLLLQTKLTKKYPALYSSTAYMFLISSLQGGALTAAIQRRASVWVLTRTVEIVAVLYTGIMGSGVGYVLMTWCVEKRGPVFTSAFIPIIQIMVAIIDFFYLHENLYLGSVVGSILMILGLYILLWGKNRDTSAAASAKEAKEEEEDKEKQVKPLGPN, from the exons ATGTGGAAGATGTCACAAGTCGATGAGTGGAAGCCGGTGATCGCAATGCTGTTCTTTGACCTCATATCTGCTGTGACAACAGCCTTGCTCAAGAAGGCGCTCGCGGAGGGGCTTGACCGTCTTGTACTCATCACGCTGCGACAACTAGTCGCCACGATCTTCCTTGCTCCGATTGCCTATTTCAAAGAACG GGGTAAAAGACCTAAGCTCACACTGGAGATCCTTGTGTACCTCTTCTTCAGTGCAGCACTTGG TGCCGCGCTATCTCAGTACACATTCTTCTATGGGTTGCAGTACACGACCGCAACATTCGCCATAACTTTCACCAACATGTCCCCTGTGATCACCTTCCTCATTGCTGCACTCCTAAG GGTGGAGTCACTGAACATGAAGAACAAGGCAGGAGCTGCAAAGATCATCGGAACACTCATGTCATTCGCCGGTGTCATGCTCCTCACCCTCTACAAGGGTGTGGCCTTGACACACCAAGTTGTGTCTTCAGTGAGCTCAGATCATCACCATGCAGAAATAGAAGAACCCAGCAAAAAGAGCTGGACACTCGGTACTGTAGCATTACTGGCAAACTGCCTTTGCTTCTCCTTTTGGCTTCTGCTGCAGACCAAGCTTACCAAGAAGTACCCAGCACTGTACTCCAGTACTGCATACATGTTCTTAATCAGCTCCCTCCAAGGTGGGGCCCTGACGGCAGCGATACAAAGGCGAGCATCAGTGTGGGTTCTGACAAGGACAGTGGAGATTGTTGCAGTACTATATACA GGAATTATGGGGTCTGGAGTGGGCTACGTACTGATGACATGGTGTGTCGAAAAGAGAGGTCCAGTGTTCACTTCAGCCTTTATTCCCATCATCCAGATCATGGTTGCCATAATTGATTTCTTCTATCTACATGAGAACCTCTACCTTGGAAG TGTTGTTGGATCCATATTGATGATTCTGGGCCTATATATTCTTCTGTGGGGAAAGAACAGGGATACATCTGCAGCAGCATCTGCCAAAGAAGccaaagaagaggaagaggacaaGGAGAAGCAAGTCAAACCATTAGGACCAAACTAA
- the LOC127775862 gene encoding WAT1-related protein At3g30340-like, with product MWRAGCMEQWMPTVSMVATNVVIAIMTALIKQALNQGMNRLVLITFRQMVATVFLGPIAYFKERKTRPKFTTEIFVYMFLSGMLGPVLLQYTLFVGLEFTTATFAATFGNLLPVVTFLISLVFRFEALNVKSRSGSAKISGTLVSLSGAMMLTFYKGSALTHTPSSSSSPASSSSHSQAEEHDTAHWVLGSVSLLANVVGFALWLMLQRKFTRKYPAIYSATAFMSLFSCLQAGALALSIQRSSISIWALKGKIEIATVVYCGVVASGFGYLMLTYCVEKRGPVFTAAFSPLSQIFVAGIDLFILHEPLYLGSVLGSVLVILGLYLVLWGKREETAAVSKDAIASPEKPVQDVEQQQEKV from the exons ATGTGGAGGGCAGGATGCATGGAGCAATGGATGCCGACGGTGTCAATGGTCGCCACCAATGTTGTGATAGCCATCATGACAGCCTTGATCAAGCAAGCACTCAACCAGGGGATGAACCGCCTGGTCCTCATTACTTTCCGGCAAATGGTGGCTACTGTATTCCTTGGCCCCATAGCCTACTTCAAGGAAAG GAAGACAAGACCAAAGTTCACAACTGAAATCTTTGTCTACATGTTTTTAAGCGGAATGCTTGG GCCGGTGCTTCTTCAGTATACACTGTTTGTAGGGCTGGAGTTTACAACAGCAACATTTGCTGCAACTTTCGGCAATTTGCTTCCGGTGGTTACTTTCTTGATTTCACTCGTTTTCAG GTTTGAAGCACTTAATGTAAAGAGCAGATCAGGGAGTGCCAAGATCTCAGGAACATTGGTTTCTCTCAGTGGAGCAATGATGCTCACCTTCTACAAGGGCTCAGCACTGACCCATACACCATCATCTAGCAGTAGTCCAGCATCCAGCAGTAGCCACAGCCAAGCTGAAGAACATGACACGGCCCATTGGGTGCTCGGTTCCGTCTCGTTGCTCGCGAACGTAGTTGGGTTCGCATTGTGGCTGATGCTGCAGAGGAAATTCACCAGGAAGTACCCAGCAATCTACTCTGCTACTGCATTCATGTCATTGTTCAGCTGCTTGCAAGCAGGAGCACTTGCCTTGTCCATACAAAGGAGCAGCATCTCAATCTGGGCTCTCAAGGGGAAAATAGAGATAGCCACAGTTGTATATTGT GGTGTAGTGGCGTCTGGCTTTGGGTACCTGATGCTCACATATTGTGTGGAGAAGAGAGGCCCTGTTTTCACCGCTGCCTTCAGCCCTCTATCCCAGATCTTCGTGGCCGGCATCGATCTCTTCATCCTCCACGAGCCGCTCTATCTTGGCAG TGTGTTAGGGTCAGTCCTGGTGATTCTGGGGCTCTACCTTGTTCTGTGGGGCAAAAGGGAGGAGACCGCCGCCGTCAGCAAAGATGCCATTGCTTCGCCGGAGAAGCCAGTGCAAGACGTAGAACAGCAGCAAGAGAAAGTGTGA
- the LOC127777188 gene encoding UMP-CMP kinase 1 isoform X1, with protein MAHANKNHIESFPPPGKKITIVFVIGGPGSGKGTQCAKIVKQFGFTHLSAGDLLREEAKYDTEQGTMIKNLMNEGKLVSSDLIVKLLFKAMRESGNDKFLVDGFPRNEENRHAYENIIHIEPEFLLFIDCSKEEMERRILNRNQGRDDDNIDTIRRRFDVFQQQTLPVIQYYEKRGKLRKVDGNRQVDEVFEDVKAIFAQLNNQKIHGGQQASGLSRAQMNPLKRWFFDFFCGEQLTSISKFQVALGLKKKQETDSRNESDMISLRVCGGLWST; from the exons ATGGCACACGCAAACAAG AATCACATTGAGTCATTTCCACCTCCTGGGAAAAAGATAACAATCGTGTTCGTCATAG GTGGCCCTGGCAGTGGCAAAGGCACTCAATGTGCCAAAATTGTTAAGCAGTTTGGCTTTACACATCTGAGTGCTGGTGATCTCCTTCGTGAAGAAGCAAAATATGATACTGAACAAGG TACAATGATCAAGAATCTCATGAATGAAGGGAAGCTTGTGTCATCTGATCTCATCGTTAAGCTACTATTTAAGGCCATGCGAGAAAGTGGGAATGATAAGTTCCTTGTTGATGGATTTCCACGAAATGAAGAGAATCGACATGCGTATGAAAATATT ATCCACATTGAGCCAGAGTTCCTGCTGTTCATTGACTGCTCAAAGGAAGAGATGGAGCGGCGCATTTTGAACCGAAACCAG GGAAGAGATGATGACAACATCGACACTATTAGGAGACGCTTTGATGTTTTTCAGCAGCAAACTCTTCCAGTTATTCAGTACTatgagaaaagggggaaactcAGAAAG GTTGATGGTAACCGACAGGTAGATGAAGTTTTCGAAGACGTTAAGGCCATTTTTGCTCAGTTGAACAATCAG AAAATTCATGGTGGCCAGCAAGCTAGTGGTTTGAGCAGAGCACAAATGAATCCATTGAAACGTTGGTTCTTTGACTTTTTCTGCGGTGAGCAACTAACCTCCATTAGCAAGTTTCAG GTTGCTTTGGGACTAAAGAAGAAGCAAGAAACTGACAGTAGAAATGAAAGTGACATGATCTCTCTGCGTGTGTGTGGTGGACTGTGGAGTACCTAG
- the LOC127777143 gene encoding haloacid dehalogenase-like hydrolase domain-containing protein Sgpp has translation MAGIVEKEGETGHLTSPTAPTLTTPTNQAFVNIITVLMMMSLMEEEAMAMETMATTTTKRMSVAEVSLVEAVLFDIDGTMCVSDPFHHRAFSELLQALGYNSGVPITPEFGMAHMAGRSNHQIGSFLFPDWPQHRLDAFFADKEALFARYAAEGLREVAGLTDLCRWAAARGLKRAAVTNAPRANADLMISILGLSDFFQVIVAAADDCDLPKPSPEPYLRALSLLGASPRHTLVFEDSVVGVQAGVAAGMPVIAVAEEAREAKVVAAGASLVIRDYKDHKLWAALDKLQAAAAAQSNGQLGA, from the coding sequence ATGGCGGGAATCGTAGAAAAAGAAGGCGAGACGGGTCACCTCACCTCACCAACCGCGCCAACTTTAACCACACCAACCAACCAAGCCTTCGTCAATATAATAACAGtactgatgatgatgagctTGATGGAGGAAGAGGCCATGGCCATGgagacgatggcgacgacgacgaccaagaGGATGTCGGTGGCGGAGGTGTCTCTGGTGGAGGCCGTGCTGTTCGACATCGACGGCACCATGTGCGTCTCCGACCCGTTCCACCACAGGGCCTTCTCCGAGCTCCTCCAGGCCCTCGGCTACAACTCCGGCGTCCCCATCACGCCGGAGTTCGGCATGGCCCACATGGCCGGCCGGAGCAACCACCAGATCGGCAGCTTCCTCTTCCCGGACTGGCCCCAGCACCGCCTCGACGCCTTCTTCGCCGACAAGGAGGCCCTCTTCGCGCGCTACGCCGCCGAGGGCCTCCGCGAGGTCGCCGGCCTCACCGACCTCTGCCGGtgggccgccgcccgcggcctcAAGCGCGCCGCCGTCACCAACGCGCCGCGGGCCAACGCCGACCTCATGATCTCCATCCTCGGCCTCTCCGACTTCTTCCaggtcatcgtcgccgccgccgacgactgcGACCTCCCCAAGCCCTCGCCGGAGCCCTACCTCCGGGCGCTCAGCCTGCTCGGCGCGTCTCCCCGTCACACGCTCGTCTTCGAGGACTCGGTGGTCGGGGTGcaggccggcgtcgccgccgggatGCCGGTGATCGCCGTCGCGGAGGAGGCCCGGGAGGCcaaggtcgtcgccgccggagcgtCCCTCGTCATCAGGGACTACAAAGACCACAAGCTCTGGGCGGCATTAGACAAGctccaagcagcagcagcagctcaatCCAATGGACAACTTGGAGCATAG